In Taeniopygia guttata chromosome 2, bTaeGut7.mat, whole genome shotgun sequence, one genomic interval encodes:
- the LOC121470748 gene encoding uncharacterized protein: MAAHKSPIRETHQESPHCTQLAVAVAFVILWLQAADGWIVQQPKENVWVTLAKSLQQDNLCLAMGSVDNPLSTCLVGVPLVADDWPVFNSDLLRTTGKRPNPVDTWDEWTKILSNSKEEPQELDLLGSSHAEYCVKFYYRRPSQNWHGLDLAKNTYRKDVTPLSKKYNSQTWCNYTSQVVSASSTRPKVLPKGMFLICGDRVWSGIPSRLQGGPCSLGKLATLTPNKTQILEWRKEKQLARKKRSYDQFDSNCDSQLYNWGKTKRIAASIFLPWYAAAKALGELSHLECWVNKNANATSAALSDLLADEQTTRHATLQNRAAIDFLLLAHGHSCEDFDGLCCFNLSSRSQSIQAHIQQIKEQVKDLKTENPSAADPIDKTFSQWGIPGWAAPIVKGLIWILVIIFLIFIALAIFKQYLVKTFGSAYLVNKDGGDVGGGVASDLPALPWEATDV; this comes from the coding sequence ATGGCTGCCCACAAGTCACCAATCCGGGAGACACATCAGGAATCGCCCCACTGCACCCAGCTGGCCGTCGCTGTGGCCTTTGTCATCCTGTGGCTGCAAGCGGCGGACGGATGGATTGTTCAGCAGCCGAAAGAGAACGTGTGGGTCACGCTCGCcaagtccttgcagcaggacaaTCTATGTTTGGCCATGGGCAGTGTGGACAATCCCCTGTCCACATGCCTGGTGGGGGTTCCCCTGGTTGCCGACGATTGGCCAGTTTTCAACTCCGACCTACTCCGAACCACGGGTAAGAGACCCAACCCGGTCGACACTTGGGACGAGTGGACAAAAATTCTATCAAACAGTAAAGAGGAACCCCAAGAATTGGACCTGCTGGGGTCCTCTCACGCAGAATACTGCGTAAAATTTTACTATAGAAGGCCAAGTCAGAATTGGCATGGACTTGACTTGGCCAAGAATACATACAGAAAGGATGTAACACCTTTAAGCAAAAAATATAATAGCCAAAcctggtgcaattacaccagCCAGGTAGTTTCGGCCTCGTCCACACGTCCTAAGGTGTTGCCCAAGGGAATGTTTCTTATCTGTGGAGACAGAGTATGGTCAGGCATTCCATCTCGGCTCCAGGGAGGACCATGTAGCCTTGGCAAGCTTGCGACTCTCACTCCTAATAAAACCCAGATTCTagaatggaggaaggaaaaacaattggCCCGCAAGAAACGCTCATATGACCAATTCGATTCAAATTGTGACTCGCAGCTGTACAACTGGGGAAAGACAAAGAGAATCGCTGCGTCCATATTCCTTCCATGGTACGCAGCAGCAAAAGCCCTTGGTGAGCTTTctcacctggagtgctgggtAAACAAGAATGCCAACGCTACGTCGGCCGCCCTCTCAGACCTCCTGGCGGACGAACAGACCACCAGGCACGCAACCCTGCAAAATCGGGCTGCTATAGACTTTTTACTTTTAgcccatggccacagctgcGAGGACTTTGACGGGCTGTGCTGCTTCAATCTGTCATCAAGAAGCCAATCCATTCAGGCCCACATCCAACAGATAAAAGAGCAAGTAAAGGACTTAAAAACTGAGAACCCATCGGCTGCTGACCCAATAGACAAGACATTCTCGCAGTGGGGCATCCCCGGATGGGCAGCCCCCATCGTAAAAGGACTTATTTGGATTTTGgttattattttccttattttcatcGCTTTAGccatttttaaacaatatttagtTAAGACTTTCGGTTCCGCTTATTTAGTTAATAAAGACgggggagatgtgggagggggtgtggctagtgacctccctgcattgccatgggaggccacagatgtgtag